The region gcaattcgtccacgcccacatctccatggcgaccaccatcatgttcgtgatccacatcgtcatgaagggcaagtcacctccaagcatcatgtgcatgatGACGACGAACGCCTTCGAGCTCAAgcgcgacaacgacatcatcatcatgaagatgctccacaagcgcaaatgcacaagtcccaacaagccctacttcacgccaagtcgaagcttcatgagcaaaagagaagaccgagAAATGAGCACCACCAAGACAAAGCTATGGCTACCACCACCActctggcatcttcgccaagtgctatcaaggcatcttcgcctttggacgtacggcatcttcgcctacttcccatgagtacgcctacaacgacttcatcaagtccaaggcgaccacctacaagcgagggcgacacttccatcttcggaagccccccaaagaagatggccgagcatgggaaactcccttcggtcatggagacgagctacgaggtgccacatcatatgggcctcccacaccaagacgaTGACAAGAAGGtcaagcaagggccatccccttcgaccacggcgataggagttgagcatggagacattggcaccaacatctctccgacacccacatatgaagagatgccccaagtgccatgtgaggagagccactaccacatgagtgacatgagtgactccaccatacgtgacactgagagcatttcctatgagaggatgagtgtgaccaccactagctccacatatgagagcatgccacacatcctatgtgaggttgagcgccatttgagtgactccaccaaccatatgagtgagagcatctttgagggagtgagtgagccacgacacttagagagtgaggtagttgacacggcacgtgaggccactatgatttctaacgacttaccctctactcctagtgtgttttcttctttggtgctaggtctcctacatgacgacatgcctatcatcGACAAGTCCTtccctccaatggagacgacgatggccatgtgGATGATGATACACCTCcagatggttccatcaagatgaagatgacaacgattggatcttcaacacctcacctaccacACACGAGAAATGCTCCAAAGGtagcataggtgatggtgcttctcttgtcccactagtggactctcttgacatcaatttctcccatgatgttgacccacctattcccatgcttcatgctagtgagacttcttcatgccttgacttacctatttatgatgaatatgatgatgagcatgttgagttgcctagttgtgatgctatgctccatagaatatcatgtgaaaattcttttagtcacatcatgtttgataatcctttaaacttgtcatatgctatgagtgagatctcccatattgcatcatttcaatctcaacatagtaactatgcatgccccattaaaatctatcccatttgcacttatggcatagatgacgagatgatggtcattggtttttgttttttatgtgatgatattgccatgcttcctttacatgatttgcgcaattcatccactatgccatgccatgatcacgttgttccaaatatgcattgttttggatgttgtcaatattctccatgtgatgttgctactcatgctcatgaggataCCCACATAGTTTTCTCATACATAttcggagatcttgatgcatttcatactttgcatgattcccatgtttgcgtgcaccatatgcattacaTGAATAACCATGCTCTAGATATTactcgtgatgcattacacaatttgagtctccattatgctgtacataataacaaaccgctcatgatggatgacatgtttatatatcacgcatctcatttatttgagcattgtatattgtgtgctaaccaacacaagcacgtgcgcataatgatggatgatgtgtacatatatcacgcacagacaatttttcctttgtctttgttttgtgtaggtactcacgtatactcgtcaacatctcaatcccaagagttgacgaaacgagttcttgagagcaacgatgacttgggatcccgtggactatccttaccatcgttccctttgcgcaaggactacgcgcatctcttctacttggctctcacacggctatgggctatttaccacttgtcacattatgcccatactattgtgttcactttgcatgttatgctttatcctatgcctttgccatgcaattgtgacccttgcttgtatatacccatgattcaccattatgctacttccatgtgtatttgcatgcttggtggagatccttgttgctattgccatgtttatcatgtgccccatgctattgatgcttgttgtgttgagagagtcatgatgccccattgctatttacatatggcctctcgcatATACATTCATGCCATTCTACTCATACAtcgctttcatgcttgtgatatgtcatgtgcattattcatgcccactattttcacacatgacatgcttgccattactccctctagtatgttgcgtcttcgcactactagcttgcttcacttgatcgctatgattgcttgctatgttgcatcacccatgttccactactactcgctttcttgggttgatgacatatatgctcatgcctctcacatgatatatcttgatcattgtctcttgtgtccattagttgcctctctcatatccacttatattgagtgcaaccatactatgcttattgatcttggagactttgacaccttacttgtgatgcatgcttgtttgattaagcctattgcatttggttgttctcgcatcatatgcctccatactatgcaatactcccttgtcctttcttatgatgagcatgatgcatacacttgttgggtatcttaccacacgaatgataggttttgcacttccgctcgcctcatttgtttttctgagtgtttgtcatgttctttcgttttgaaggagtcacaaggcattaccgtcatgagacatattggctatgtgaaggcatacatgatgtgcaacaccaacatttttgacattctcataaaggtgaactctttccctttgagccatcctcaagtacgcatattggatgggtcactctttcattgttgtttccttcttgttgtctacatgatacatctcacgaacggaggagcgacattggagattggctctatggaccttcacattgaggagcgctcagacttattggatgcacctttggATTTCCACtcttgccacgacatcgagcattggtacaccaacacctccatatttgttgattgtgctcatacatgtcatgctcgatggacgtaTCATACTCACagtaagtttgcaccctatgcatggattgactcacattatgcttgccttgttgcatctattcccatgtcatccatgatatatgagcttgttcacttccttagcaaatttgttgtgatctaccttgatggcatattcatacataatgatcacattgcccaccatcaattgcatgatcacatactcacattgagcaccaattaccatgttcatgctcttgataaaccatcacattctgacatcattttgcacaatggtagaatttgtcgctttgtACACCATGCTAGTtaccccatgaatgctttgcataccattctatatcatcttgataaacTTCATGCGCTTTGCCATGAACAATCTTGCCGCACGAACTCATACTTACTTGATGGACACTttatgtgcgctaaccattgtatttacgagtgtcgcttgtgtttgctcttgcATGTATACCATTccagagacaccttggagtacttggattgcgcaatgtcttcCACTTCATcctactacaagtccgtccacgacaaccgtttccatggtgatgaggttttcgatccgaggttggatctttcccaaggggggggggggagatgatgcggagcatcccatgttcatccccatgtacactccgactactctccaagccccaagaggacatatgacgagacctcaaacatacgccattggacacaaggtgaattcactcctcttcgaaccgtcacttttcacatgtgagacatggctactacctcatgcatggaccttgcctatACTCAGGTAGAACCGAGATGACCACAAAgaatcaaaggaccaaggccaagcaccgaagaggagaaggaagaagagccagctgctgcaggccccggacatccggtcccagcccggacatccggcccgatccCGGAAATCCGGCGTCCATCACAGAACGCACCCGAAGCTGAACCCcgtcagcctggacatccggccagaGGCCCGGATATCCGGCTCTTCCCGGGCCGCCGGACATTCGTcccccagcccagacatccggaccCCGCCTGTCCAGAGAGCAACCGCAGGGCGCCcataccagcccggacatccggcctgtcgcgaagccccggacatccggcaccttccTGTGCGCAGAGAATggaccaagggcccatgtatccccctctcacttaccccttcgtgggctagcactatatatactctcccacctcctcctagttagggttagcaaaggattagctcatttgagatagagctttgctcatccatacggatctcctcctcgtgagagaccgcggcctcttcggagaagatccaccatggattcaagacccctttacgggaagatccctcgtggattcaagacctcctctcggagatgagctaccgccacttgtatcgtcctttattggatttggaccgtgtatctctttgtgtttcttggatctagcacatgtgtgatcatattcgtgttggttgagtgttttctcttgtgttccccCGTGATTCCCTCGTttccttccgcgcgttcttcgtgttcctcataggatcctctccaaacgtgaaagatcggcccctagggttccgccctacatcacgccCCCTTTGGGCcgggggtccgggcacccggggtgtaggAGGCAGGGCACCCAGGGTGGTGTGAGGCCTTCGGTGCTTCGCGTCTTGGggtccctcttcctcctccttctcccttattggatggtgtagatgttcttTTGCGCTtgaactcctcctcgtcgtcgatgAAGCTCCggtaatacctatgcatgcacacgagagggatgtcaagtagtataccatcctcgaaggggtcaagtgaacacgtgtaaaggagatgattaacctttatgtatgtgaagtagatgtcgcacgtgtcacttgccgaacggactcttgacatggtgatgtccgtaggatgctccgcatcagtttgTGCTTTTAAATTTTATAGAAGCATAATCATATAGTCGTGGAGGTGCTGGCAGTTATCTTAGAGGATGCTAAGACGGGTGGCCACATCCAGGGAGTGTTTCCGAACCTGTGTGAAGGGGGGATCACTCACCTACAATATGTCGACGATACACTGTTTATCATCAAGAATGACCCGACTAGTTTGATCAACTTGAAGTTCCTTCTTATGTGTTTCGAGTCCATGTCCGACCTTAAAATTAATTATGACAAGAGCGACGCATATGTCACCAGAGGGAGTCTGGTGGACCGCATCAAGGCTGCACATATTATGAACTGCCGACATGGAAATCTTCCAATCTAGTACTTGGGTATGCCTCTGACAAGTAAGCATTTGACCATTGAGGATTTCCTCTTTATCACTGACTGTGTGGCCAAGAGAGTTGAGCCTTGGGTAGGAAAGTATTGGTCCATTGGTGGCAAAACAACCTTGATCAACTCATGTCTGTCCAGCTTACCAATGTTTACCATGGGATTCTTTTTGCTTCAAGATGGGGGCCATGCGAAATTTGATCTAGTGCCATCCCGGTTCTTCTGTGGAAAAGAACTTGGAAAACAGAAATATCCCATGGTCCACCGGAGTACCATTTGTGCACCAAAGGAGGTTGGGGGCCTCGGTATTGTAAATACCAAACACATGAACTGGTGCCTAATGACTAAATAGGCTTGGAATGCTGACAGGCCAAGGTGAACTGTGGTTGGATATCATTCAACACAAATATTTGCGTCATACTCCGGTCTCAATAGCCTCCTGTAGGAACGGGTCCCAATTTTGGAAGGCAATAGTCAAGATTCACCACCTTCTTCGTGTAAGTGTCATGCACACTATCGGTAACGGCAAGTCCGCCGTCTTCTGGTTAGACGTGTGGTTAGGCCCAGACCTGCTTGCTATCAGCTTCCCCCGGCTGTTTGCTATTACCACAGCTCCGGACGCATTGGTTAGCGAAAATTGGCGAAATGGATAGTGGTGTCCACAATTCCTCTCCCCCTCGGGCCGCTTGAGGGCCAGAAATGGGACAACCTAGCAACTTTACTATGTACCATATCTCCGTCTACGGAGACGGACATTTTAGAGTCGTCCGGTCAGTTCACGACTAGCTCGTTGTACCGCGCTTTGCATAGTGGTGCTGCCCCATTTTAAGCCATGGACATTTGGCGGGCGCGCATACTGAGAAAAGTCAAGATTTTTCTGTGGAAAATGGTGAGAAATAGATCACCTTTGGGCGTCCATGTATAGAAACGCCACGGTCCTTGGACGGTTTGTGTCCCCTTTGTGGATCGGAAGAAGATACTAACCCATATCTTCTTCTCGTGCATCCTCATTCAGTTCCTATGAGGCTGCGTCCACGGTGTCACGAGGTGCAATTGCCACCGACATCATTTGGTGCTTTTCACACGTTAACATCTTGTTTATCCGGACGCACACCTAGCCTAGTGTGGGTCACCTTCGCAGCCATGTCTTGGTCCCTTTGGCATATTAGAAATAAAGCTTTAAGTGAAGGAAAGTTCATCAAACATCCTGCTGACGCCTTGTACAAAATGACAATATTCTTACAACTCTGGAAGCTTTTGAGCAAGTCGGCGGATGCACCTATCATTGAGACGCTTGTGGGCAAGTTCCGGACATTGGCGATGACGCTTCGGAACCACATGGAGTAGACCGAGCTTCATGGAGGCTGACCTATGCTTCATGATCCATCTTTCGTATTATCGTACTTGTTTATTTTGGCTTCGTGCCTTTTGGCCCTTTGGGTCTGTATCGAACCATTTATTTCCCCGCTACTCATCTTGTAAACCGTCTAAGGGTTTCAGTTCGCTAAAGCCGGGCAAACGCCTTCTTTCTAAAAAAATATATACAGAATATAGGTACTAAGAATATATCATAACATGTCCAATTATTTACTTGTGCTTGTGTAGACATGAGGAGGAAAAGAGCAGAATTATcaattcatgaatttagcactagatTAGTATGTGTCTTTCAAACCATGTGTTTTATTCCCTTATCTCTAAACCCGGTCGCTCTTTTGGATTGCATGGAAAAAAACATTAGATTAGTTTGTGTCTTTTAAACAATAGAAGTGTAACTGTAGAACTGCAGACATTAACAATCAGCTAGAAAAATTTCGGATCTTTGATGCTGGTACTCGAAAATCAGATTTCAAATTAAGAGATATGTACTTTTTATTTCTATCATGGAACAACGAACATATATAAATTAGCTAGGGGCCTATTTGGATCAGAGAAAAATAACGCTACATCAAAATATTTGGCGTTGACCAGAGGATAGCCTTTTGGTTGAGATAAAATGATATGCCTCGTGCTACCCCAAACACCGGGGAAGTCTCAGGTCATACCAACCCTCAAATGCTACAAGTGATACAAACttgaaaaattcaaatttaaacattccaaaaaattctgaaaaaaaatcatggatgTTCAGAACACATATGTCGACAAcacctaaaaaattcagatcaaaattcgaAATACACATCAATAAACAAAAAAGTGAAATATGTCATGAATAGTGTCAAAAGAAGATAAAAGCAAAAATGACACTATTCGCATCTGAATTTGTCTTTTGTGTTTCTCCATGTGTGTTTCaagttttgatctgaattttttaggggtTGTTTACATATGTGTTGGGAACATCCATGatctatttcagaattttttgaaatgtttaAATTAGAATTTTTCAAGTTGGTAGCATGGGAGCATGTGAGTATTGGTATCACCTCTTTCGGTTTATTATGCAGCCAAACTTTTGGCAAGGCGGCCATTTGCTCCGCCGAAGTTTAGTGTGCCACTGGTTAGCAGGGTGACCACAGGCACAATTCAAATGTACCTTAGATCTTCCAATATCCAGTACATTATGTGACTATCTATCTTATGATTTTGTTGCTTCAGTTCTTGCCCCCTCCCCTCTCACTATTTTCTGGCTCTGACCCTGACCCAGATTCGAGCCCTGCCACTCCGCCGGGATgaggtaagaccctactcctaccTTGTaatgtttattattattatttttttcggGTGAatgtttattactccctccgttccataatataagaacattttctaCACTAGTGTAGTAGTattaaaaatgctcttatattacgggacggagggagtatcagctAGCCGCAGGGGATCTAGAGGATCATCGGCAAGATCTACCCTAGCGATTACAGCCCACCCTGCCTGGCGATGGTGAGTGGGGTTTTGGGAGGTAGATACTCCGGTCTCTCGTCACTCCGTGAAACATGCACGTAGGAGTAGATCACACACCAaggaattcaaaaaaaaaaatgctTCAGTATTGCACGCATGTCTGTCGCGTCTCAGGATTTTTGTCTTCGGCTAATGCTTCCCAGAATTTCATCCGTCAGAGAACACAAACCAAAAGAACAAAACAACTATCGTTTTGATATAATTTGATCGTGAGCCTGAATATACACTTACTTCCGTTATGATTTTCTACGTCTTTGTTCTTTTTACAACTCCACACCTTTTCACAGAACTACAACTCCTATATCTAGGATCACGGAAATCCTGTGTAGCAGTAAACCACGAGGGTAACTTGGCCGCGGATTTACAGCTTCTCTACCGGGAAACCCATGACGGGCTTCACCTCGCGCGCCATGGACCGCAGCTCCTCAACCTCCTGCTCCGTCAAGAGCCACCCTAGCGCACCGGCAAACTCCCAGGCCTGCTCTGCGTTCTTTGCCCCCGGGATCGGAATCACGTTGCCCTGGCAAATAAGCCAGTTAAGAACCACCTGCACATGAACAAAAACAAGTTAATGCATATTGCCATTGTATCGTCGTCATGATTGTGTAGTTTCTTTGTACATCATTAAGATAAGGCAAGACTTGATAATAGAGGATGAACACTGTATAATTAAGCATGCAATAAAGAACACAATACCTGAGTTGGGGTTTTGTCATAGCTTCCTCCAATCTCCCTAATCTTGTTAATAAGCGGTTGGAGCTGCATTGTGGAATGAGAAGAGTGAGCAGAACCACAATAGAGATGAAAGGGAGAGTTTGAAGTTAAGGTGCGGCAACCTTGGACAGGAAATCAGAAGTGTATATCCGTCCACGAGGTCCAGTTGGTGGATTAGCTGGAGTGTATTTTCCTGTCAAAGCacctgaaaagaaaagaaaaagaaacagggTTCAAAAGGGTGCATTATATTTCACATTTGTGTGCTGACAGCTAAGTACATATAAAACGCAGACTAAGATTATGATAAACTACACCAGAAGAAATAAGTAATCACCCGATTGCGCAAGCCCTGAAGCTAGTTGAGCTAAGTGCTCAGCATaggctttttttttttttttgaaacggaggcaaaaaatttgcctcatccattaaataagcaTAAGAGAGTTGCCCAGTTAATTAGTGGAAAACCAGGCGAAAACCATTACAAACCGATGAGCGGCACACATAAGATACCCACACACGCCACTCCAGAGAGGGCCTCGTCGAGACAATCCAACAACGTTATCGTCATCATTTCTCCCCTAAAGGCGTCATCGCAATCCCAAACTCTGAGAAACGACTCCGACTTCGCCAAAGACGATCGTCGAACCAACCCACACTGAAAATGATGTGCACATGAAGATCCGCGTCAAACCTCAGCCACCGCGACGAGACAGCGCAGCTCCGACACCGACAGGAAGCTACGAAGGGGAACCAGGCAAGGTTGGCGTCGTTGAAGATCACCGAATGGACCACCTGCTACCCGTCATCGTACACCACAGGGCCCCGCCACCGCAGCTTCGACTTCAAAGCACCAAACCAGCCGAGGCCATCCCACGAACAcgccggagaagagccgactacctCAACCAAAGCCACGTCTCCTACATCATTCCCCGTGACACCGTTGCCACAGAAGCCTCAGCGCCAACTTCATCACCTCCGGTCCCGCTTGCCGATGCCCAGCTACAAAGATGAAGCCCTCAAGAGGGGTTACGACGCCACGACGCCGCCATCATCCGATCGCTCAGGATCTAGGGTTTCCCCGGTGCTGTAGCAACGGCCGGATCCAACATGGGAAGGGTGCAATAGCAATGCGACGATGCCTCCAAGAAGGTCTACGGCGTCTaaggccgccgccatcgccggtcaAATGCCCATGGCCGGAGACAGGGTTTTCACCCAAGCTACTAGCACCAACACGTCAATCCAGCACCGACAAGACCACCAGCCACAACCTCCCACGAACAAGCAAGTTGACGAAGAAGAACCGAGCAGCCACCGTAGCCAACCGCACCTCGCGGAGACAAACAGGGAGCCGCCGGCCAGAACCAGTGCCACCAGACGCAGCACGAGCCTCCGCGCCCTGCACAGCACCATGCCAGCAAGGAACGAGCGCCGCCCGAGGCCGAGAACCACCGCGGATCCCAGCCGCAGCCCTGGACCAGGCACACCGACACGCAGATCCTCGTGCACGCCGGAAACCCCACGGAAACCGGAGACATCAGATCCTCTGCATCCGCAGCCCCCTGCTTCGAAGACGACCGATTCGCCGGGCACACCGCCATGCGCTTGCCTCCCACGCCTCGGACCTCAGCACCCCTAGAACTGCGCCGGGGCGCCAGATCCGACAAACATGCCTCCCGCGCCAGAACCTCCACCTCCAGCCGCCCCTTGCTGCCCGCCGACGCACCTCGCTGCAGGCCTCAACTCGCTTGCGCGCAACCGCACCTCTGCAGTGCCCCGACCTCCACGCATCAGCGGCGCCCATACCCGTCACCGGAGCCGCCAGATCCGCCGCACAGGACTCGCCTCGGACCCCCACAAGCTAGCGCCACGCACACACACCTCTGCATCGACCAAGCCACCGAGAGCCCCTGCGCGCGCGCCGCGCCGGCCGGCGCAGCCTCGTCACCACGCCACGGACGCGAGCAAAGGTGAAGGAAAAATGAAAAGCATAACTATACCTTGGGCTATTGGGGAATATGCAATCAAAGTAATCCCAAGCTCATCACAAGCTGCCTTCACCCCATTTTCCTCAGGGTTCCTGTAAATCAGACTGTAATTTACTTGGTTTGAAGCAAGTGGAACCCCCCTCTTCTTGAGGCGCTCGTGAGCATCTCGCAGACGTTTCTCTGGTAATGAATGTGATTCAGCTTAATTTTACCATAAAACAAGCAGCTGGCATAACATGCTCCATCAAATGAGAAATGAAGTCAGCTTTTACAAACCACTGTAGTTTGAGACTCCAACGGATTTTACAAGACCTTGTTCATAAGCATCAGCAAGGCCGTCGAGGTAACCTGGattacaaaagaaataaaacagttAGTTTACTGCACCACAGTGGGCCTAAAATAAGATATTAAAAAaaaggcagcccggtgcatgtagttcCCGCTTGCGCAGTGGGCTAAAAATAAGATATTAAAGTTCGCTAAAAAAATAATATTCATCATTTATATAAGTTCGGATACCTTCGTTGCCCCATATCCCTGGCCTGAAAAGGATTTGAAAAGAACAGTTTCAGCAAGCTAAAAAGAGTTACAAATAACATTAAAGCAATATATTGATGAACTACTAACCAATGAAGTTGGTATGACTCAACCGAGGAGACACCAAGGCGGGAAAGTGAGCCCTTTAGTGCAGAAATTACACTTCCCCTGCCAAACCTCCATGGAAGAGCGGCAAATTTTGTTGCAATGGCCACCTCGACcccttctttttctttcctttccttGATAAATCTGATGGGAATTAAGGAGAATTTGCATCGGACGATGTGAAGACTTCATTATCAAAATATACGGGCATGGTGTATAATGATGCATTATATACCTTCCTAGTAGACTTTCTGAATTTATCGCTCCCGATACCTAAATGTCATCAAAATTAGGAGGTTGTGAGGGTTGGCCTGAAATGATCTAGAGAATGTGCAATAAAGCAAGAACTAATCATGAACTATCTTGATCCCTACCCCTGCACCATATACTTCCGCAGTGTCAAAAAAGGTTATTCCACTATCAACGCTCGCATCGAATGCTCCTTTGGCATCCTTGAGTTTCCTATCTGGAAAATTCAGAAAATGCTCGTTCATGTTAGACATGTAGCAGCAATCAGATATCAGTGTGCCAGCATAAAACTCAAGAGCAAATGCGAAATGAACTCAATATTACAGACTTAAAACacatttgttttggtatttttgcaGTTTGCTGGTTACTGTTCATGGTCAAAGGTTTTCTGGGGCTAAAAATTTAGAGAGAATACACGTGACATGTGCTGTGGCACAAAGTTTTGACAGGCAATGCAACAAGCACCTCAGGTGCATGGCAAGCATGACCATAATTTCATCCAAGAAACGCCAACAACAATGCAATGATGCAACAGGTGAATAACACAACCAGCGTGCTGAGTATATAATCCTCATTTTTAAGAACTGCACAAATCAGTTCACCAGAAAGAGATAACTAATTGATGAACGCAGGTGCAGGTGGATCAAGAAGAGCGATGGGTTCAATTTAGAAGAAGGTTATCTGGACTGCGCGCGGCCGAACGTACCGTCCCACTCGAAGTCGTTCCAGTAGGTGGTGTCGCCCCAGGACCAGGCCCCTATGCCAAGCTTGGTCACCGCCACGCCGGACCCGCCCAGCATCACCTTGCTGCCGTCCTCCACCGCCGCGCCCTCGGAGGCCACCGCGCGGGGCGGGCGAAACGCTGCTGTTCGCCGCTGGCCGAGGAGCGGGAGGCAGCCACAACATCCCGCGCCGCCGGCGACCTGCAGGGCCATCGCGGACGGAAACGGGGGCAGGAATTCTCGTGCCGT is a window of Triticum dicoccoides isolate Atlit2015 ecotype Zavitan chromosome 2B, WEW_v2.0, whole genome shotgun sequence DNA encoding:
- the LOC119363833 gene encoding uncharacterized oxidoreductase At1g06690, chloroplastic-like, with translation MALQVAGGAGCCGCLPLLGQRRTAAFRPPRAVASEGAAVEDGSKVMLGGSGVAVTKLGIGAWSWGDTTYWNDFEWDDRKLKDAKGAFDASVDSGITFFDTAEVYGAGVSGAINSESLLGRFIKERKEKEGVEVAIATKFAALPWRFGRGSVISALKGSLSRLGVSSVESYQLHWPGIWGNEGYLDGLADAYEQGLVKSVGVSNYSEKRLRDAHERLKKRGVPLASNQVNYSLIYRNPEENGVKAACDELGITLIAYSPIAQGALTGKYTPANPPTGPRGRIYTSDFLSKLQPLINKIREIGGSYDKTPTQVVLNWLICQGNVIPIPGAKNAEQAWEFAGALGWLLTEQEVEELRSMAREVKPVMGFPVEKL